Proteins encoded in a region of the Nicotiana tomentosiformis chromosome 9, ASM39032v3, whole genome shotgun sequence genome:
- the LOC138898459 gene encoding COP1-interactive protein 1-like, whose protein sequence is MIEITESPSFTDSMYNKAQTVKERPNEVVLRADDSFRDFFDGVDSTATEGVIRLGDLEIPRKSPSSRESGPSSSPKLALVLHHETFIRYLAELKQLEAEAEVLGLTEKRDSYKLLSEQRGGEGEAKSLRAELEVARKEHADLVEHIKIFEVSNDELGSVTNYRNPKVQQKIDQVAQLQFEKDTVKDKTDEWRSKMDRLASEKEVARVQLTSAEVHLRAAKERAEVQAKKVEELQSLLSSAASNRKIMAKELEMAKSAAAVVKADGGPI, encoded by the exons ATGATAGAGATAACCGAGTCACCTTCATTCACTGATTCCATGTACAATAAGGCTCAGACAGTGAAAGAACGTCCCAATGAGGTAGTCCTCAGAGCGGATGATTCCTTCCGCGACTTCTTTGATGGAGTGGACTCTACGGCCACGGAGGGTGTCATCAGGTTAGGTGATTTAGAGATACCGAGGAAGAGCCCATCTTCGAGAGAAAGTGGACCTTCCTCGAGTCCCAAACTG GCCTTGGTGCTTCACCATGAGACTTTTATTCGATACCTGGCTGAGTTGAAACAGCTTGAGGCTGAGGCTGAGGTCTtagggctcactgagaagagagattcctacaaacttcttagtgagcAGCGTGGGGGGGAaggggaggctaagagcctccgagctgagctcGAGGTGGCTCGAAAGGAGCATGCCGATCTAGTTGAGCACataaaaatatttgaggttagtAACGACGAGCTAGGCTCGGTGACTAATTATCGGAATCCGAAGGTCCAACAAAAAATCGACCAGGTCGCCCAACTTCAGTTTGAGAAGGACACTGTCAAGGACAAGACCGACGAATGGAGGAGCAAGATGGATCGTCTGGCCTCGGAAAAAGAGGTTGCTCGGGTGCAACTGACTTCGGCTGAGGTCCATCTTCGAGCAGCAAAGGAAAGGGCCGAGGTGCAGGCTAAAAAGGTTGAAGAGCTCCAGTCTCTGCTAAGTTCGGCTGCCTCTAATCGAAAAATTATGGCCAAGGAACTTGAAATGGCCAAGTCAGCGGCCGCGGTGGTTAAAGCCGATGGTGGTccaatataa